One Nostoc sp. CENA543 genomic window, ATTTTTGAAGGTGGTTATGCGGCAGGTTACTACAGTTACAAATGGGCTGAAGTGCTAAGTGCAGATGCTTTTGCAGCCTTTGAAGAAGCGGGACTAGAAGACGAGGAAGCTATTAAAGCCACAGGTAGACGTTACAGAGATACTGTACTAGCTCTTGGTGGTAGTCAACACCCCATGCAGGTGTTTCAATCATTCCGTGGCCGTCAACCGAGTACAGCGTCTTTACTCAGACATAACGGGTTGTTAAACGGAAGATAGGGGTATAGAGAGGGGTTTAGGGGTTTAGGGGTTTAGGGTTGTAGGGAAAATAATCAATTAAATTCTTACACCCTTACACCCTTACACCCTTACACCCTTACACCCCTAAAAATAAAAAACCCCTACTTTCGGGTAGGGGATTGGTCATTAGTCATCACTTGTTAGCGATCGCCTCCAACATATTGGTTTTTCGGATGATGGCGATCGCATCACAACTTAAAGAATTATAACAATAATCTTCATCAAGATGTCAAAGTAGATACAACATCAAGCACTTAGCTTTAGGACTCATATTGAATTTTTCAGCGATAAATCGCAACTACGAACCCCTCATTCATATTTAATACGTCAGACCACTAGATTTATGAAGTATTGAAAATGAATGTTAAATATTGATGCAAAATCGGAATTTCTCTTGAATTTATTGCGGGATTTTTCAGATGATATCTTCAATCATCAAAATAAATGTCAGGAGCTTATTCAGGTGTTAACTTCAACCTTACTCGCTGCTGCAACTGCACCATTGGAATGGAATCCCTCAATCGGCATTATCATGATTGTTGCCAATATCATTGCCATTGCCTTTGGTAAATCCAGCATCAAATATCCCAGTTCAGAACCCGCTTTACCTTCTGCTAATCTCTTCGGTGGCTTCGGTTTACCTGCATTGTTAGCAACTACCGCATTTGGTCACATTTTAGGAGCAGGAACAATCTTAGGACTGCACTATCTAGGTAGATTCTAGTACAAAAACCCAGAAATAAACACTCCAACAGCAAAAGTTTTTTGCTCATTTCAGGTGGTATCTCTACTTACTCCATGCTGAACTAAATAATTTAGTTATTGATTGTTGTGTCTGTATCTATGAACCAGAGAAAATATTCCCTGGTTCTTTTTTTGGCAATTTATTTTTATTGATTTTTGAGTATTGATACTCTAGACGGCTTTGGAAACTCTCGCCATACGCCTTTAGAATTGATAGCTGATGACTGATATCAATTTTGGATTTTGGATTTTGGATTTTGGATTTTGGATTTTGGATTTTGGATTTTGGATTAAAAGCCTAGATTCTTAGCCTATTCCAGAATCTGGAAACAATACTACCTATCCCAATTCAGTATGATTCCTGTTCGATGAGAATCGGGTTTTGTGGTTCATACCCCGCAAGACAGAGGGCGGAATCAATCTCAAATACTCGCTGTGGTGCGTCTGCTACGCTAACGTCAATCTAAAATTGGTTGACTAGAGAGCGATCGCTATGGTGTAGTTTGCTTCCTATAGGCTAGAGGAACTAAAATGATATCGCACGCAACATACTCTAAAAATTATACGACTCTAGTGTTTGAAATTTAAGTAGATGTAAACGTAAATAAAGGGTATAAAAACGTTAAAATTATGGAATTTCCTAATTCTTCCACAAATAATCATCCCTTAGTCACTGTAATTATTCCGACTTACGGTAGAGAAGAACCACTACGAGATAGCATTGCAGATGTTTTAAATCAAAATTACCCGAATTTTGAAGTTTTGGTAGTAGATCAATCACCCACGCATCAAGCAGACATACAAAGCTATCTAGAAGAACTAGCCGCGAAAGACAAAATTAAATGGTTTCGCTTGAATTGGGCGAGTTTACCAGGGGCGCGAAATTATGGTGTGAGAAGGTCTGCGGGTGAAATTATTATTTTCATTGATGATGATGTCAAATTAACGCCTGACTATATCTCAAATCATGTCAAAAATTATCTGCAAAACCCAGAGATAGGGGCGGTAGCTGGACGGGTGTTTGACAGAATGAAATTAGGTGAGTCTAAGGGAGAGTTTGAGATTGAATATTTACCCCCAGAAGCAATGAACCCTGGGATTGCTTGGTATCATATCGATTTAGTACATACCATTAAGCCCCAACAAGTGTTAAGTGCGCGGGGTTGTAATATGTCTTTCCGTCGGGAAATTTTCACTAAGTATGGACTGCGGTTTGATGAGAGATTTCGCGGTAGTGCTGTCCGGGAAGAATCCGACTTTTGTCTGAGGTTCCGCAAGACAGGATATAAAATTTGGTATGACCCAGAGGCTTGTTTAGTCCATTTAGGAGAAGAAACTGGGGGGTGTCATGATATTAGTATGCGATCGCTCAAATATCAATTCACTTTCTACCACAATCATTTCCTGATGGCGATGAAAAACCTCACCGCTAGCCAAGCTTTACGTCTATACGCCAGGTTATTTGATTGTCACGTCCTTGGTCGTCCTCCCTGTCATAAAAGTGGTTCACCAATTAAAGTTTTGACCCGTGGTATTTTCTATATCTTGGGTTTTTTCAATGCTTTAGGGAGTCTTATCCGATCTCTGTGGGATGATGGACAAATTTATAGTCGTCTTGATCAAGAATCAATAACTAAGAGTTCAGAGTCATTAGTCATTAGTCATTAGTCATTAGTGAAAACTAAGTAAGTCGGTGCGAAAAAACAAAACTACATTAAGCAATGTAAAAATTGAGAAATTCGTTTTGTAGTAAGGACTTTATACCAATTCACAATTCGCAATTCGCAATTCGCAATTAAAAAACTTAGATGTAGCAAGGATTTTAGGGTTTACATCTGTATCAGATTTTTCGTGAAATGGTATTAGTCCTTATTTGTTCCCTGCGGGACGCTGCGCGAACGCGGAGTGTCTCTAAGAGAGGACTGAAGTCCTCACTACCAACCTTTAATTATTTCCACCGTTCTACTTAATTAAGTATTGACAGCTAAATAGTAGTAAATATTTATGAGAATCTTAGTTGCAAGTCATACGTATATTGTAGACCTCAACTGTGAAAAGTTGCGTGCGTTATCTCAGTTAGAACCAGGAATTGAAGTAATAGTTGTAGTTCCTAAAGTTTGGAAACCTGGCGGTGTACAAAATAAAGTTATTGAAACTGAGTATCGGGATGAAGGGACATTTAAAATAGTTCCAGTTACTAACTTTAGTCAAAATCATCAAGGGTTACTGACATTTGGTGCTGATTTAATCTCCTTGTTGCGACAATTTCGCCCCCAAATCATTCAAGTGGAACAGGGTTCTAGGAGTCTAGCTTATACTCAGATGATTGTCCTAAATCAGTTATTAGGACTAAAAGCGAAAAATATCTTTTTCACTTGGTGGAATTTACCTTACGAATTAAAACCACCAATAGCTTTACTAGAAAAATATAACCTCAATCATAGTCACGGTATTATTTCCGGTAATCAGGATGGGGCGGAAATTTTACGACAAAGAGGTTATCAAGGTGCAATTAAAGTCATGCCACAATTAGGTGTAGATGAAACACTATTTACACCCAAATCACAACCAGAATTAGCCGCTAAATTAGGTATTGCAGCAAATGATTTTGTTGTGGGATTTGTGGGGAGATTTGTACCTGAAAAGGGTTTATTAACACTTTTGCGGTCTTTAGTGATACTAAAAGATAAAAATTGGAAATTATTATTATTAGGACGCGGTGTTTTAAAAGAAGAACTAGTGCAATTAGCAACCGAAAATCATCTACAAGATAGAGTAATTTTTGTAGAAAGTGTACCTCATGATGAAGTTGCTAATTATATTAATTTGATGAATACCTTAGTTCTACCATCAGAGACTACCTATCAATTTAAAACCCTGACTTCTGTTGGGTGGAAAGAACAATTTGGTCACGTAATCATTGAGGCTATGGCGTGTAGAGTTCCTGTAGTTGGTTCTGACTCAGGCGAAATACCTCATGTAATTGGTGAGGCTGGTATGGTATTTCCTGAAGGGAAAGCGGAAGCTTTAGCAGACTGTTTATTACAACTAATAGAAAAACCGGATTTAGCGCATAAATTAGCTGAATTGGGATATCAAAAAGCAATGACTCAATACACAAATAAGGCTTTAGCCAAGCAGCAGTTTGAGTTTTATCAGGAATTAGTCATTAGTCATTAGTCATTAGTCATTAGTCAGCACGGGCTAAACGCCCCGCTTCCGCTAACAGCACTCATTACTTCTCCCTTTTTTAAAAATGAAAATTTTACAAATTGTTCCCTCTATTTCTTTGGTTTATGGTGGCCCTAGTCAAATGGTTTTGGGATTAGCACCTGCTTTAGCTAAGGAAGGTGCGAAAGTTACGGTAATAACTACAGATAGTAATGGTGATACTGGTCAAAAACCTCTGGATGTACCTTTAAATGTTCCCATTTCACAGGATGGTTATGAAATTATCTATTTTCGCTGTGCGCCATTTCGTCGTTATAAATTTTCTCTAGATTTACTCAAATGGCTGAAAAATCATGCTAAGGAATTTGATATAGCGCATATTCACGCTTTATTTTCGCCTGTAAGTAGTGCGGCGGCGTTGGTATGTCGTCAGGAAAATTTACCTTATATTTTACGTCCTTTAGGTACACTTGATCCGGCTGATTTATTAAAGAAAAAACAATTAAAAAAGCTATATGTAGAAATTATTGAAAGGCGTAATTTAGCTAATGCTGCTGCGATTCATTTTACTAGTGAGCAAGAAGCGAAAGTATCAGCAAGATTTGGTGTTAATACAAAAGATTTAGTAATTCCTTTGGGAGTGATTCCGCCTCAACTTTCCTCTGAGAATGGTAAAACGTTCATCAGTAGAGAATGGGGAATACAAGATAATATTCCTTGGGTGCTATTTATGTCACGACTTGACCCGAAAAAAGGGCTAAATCTGCTGATTCCAGCTTTGGAGAAGCTACTAGAGTTGGGAAAAAATTTTCATTTCATTTTGTCTGGTGCAAGTCCCCAAGACCCAGATTATGAACAAAAAATTAAAGACCAAATCGCTAATTCGCCTTTAAAATCCCACACTACAATTACAGGTTTTGTGACTGGTGAATTAAAAACCAGGTTATTACAGGCGGCTGATTTATTTGTTCTACCTTCTTACTACGAAAACTTTGGTATTGCTGTTGCTGAGGCAATGGTAGCAGGAAAACCCGTGGTAATTTCTGACCAAGTACATATTTGGGAACAGGTGCGAGATAGTGAATCTGGTTGGGTGGGAACAACAGATGTAGAATCTTTGGTGGAGTTACTACAAACAGCTTTGCAAAATCCCCAAGAATGTCAGCGTCGGGGTGTGAATGCGAGAAATTATGCTTTAGAAAATTTTAGCTGGGATGCGATCGCACGCCAAATGATTCAAGCTTATAATCAATTGACTCTGAAAATTTAGTCATGGAATGTTTGGCGTTCTGTTTTGATCACTTTTCCTTCTGCATCAAAGTGTATTGTAAAGTCAAACCACGCAAAATCACCAAATGGTGCTGCACCATCTTCACCATAACGCCAAGAAAGTCCATCATCTGATGAATACCTCGGTGCTGGTAAAATTTTTGATACTTCAGCTTTGGT contains:
- the hpsN gene encoding hormogonium polysaccharide biosynthesis glycosyltransferase HpsN, yielding MEFPNSSTNNHPLVTVIIPTYGREEPLRDSIADVLNQNYPNFEVLVVDQSPTHQADIQSYLEELAAKDKIKWFRLNWASLPGARNYGVRRSAGEIIIFIDDDVKLTPDYISNHVKNYLQNPEIGAVAGRVFDRMKLGESKGEFEIEYLPPEAMNPGIAWYHIDLVHTIKPQQVLSARGCNMSFRREIFTKYGLRFDERFRGSAVREESDFCLRFRKTGYKIWYDPEACLVHLGEETGGCHDISMRSLKYQFTFYHNHFLMAMKNLTASQALRLYARLFDCHVLGRPPCHKSGSPIKVLTRGIFYILGFFNALGSLIRSLWDDGQIYSRLDQESITKSSESLVISH
- the psaK gene encoding photosystem I reaction center subunit PsaK, translated to MLTSTLLAAATAPLEWNPSIGIIMIVANIIAIAFGKSSIKYPSSEPALPSANLFGGFGLPALLATTAFGHILGAGTILGLHYLGRF
- the hpsO gene encoding hormogonium polysaccharide biosynthesis glycosyltransferase HpsO, coding for MRILVASHTYIVDLNCEKLRALSQLEPGIEVIVVVPKVWKPGGVQNKVIETEYRDEGTFKIVPVTNFSQNHQGLLTFGADLISLLRQFRPQIIQVEQGSRSLAYTQMIVLNQLLGLKAKNIFFTWWNLPYELKPPIALLEKYNLNHSHGIISGNQDGAEILRQRGYQGAIKVMPQLGVDETLFTPKSQPELAAKLGIAANDFVVGFVGRFVPEKGLLTLLRSLVILKDKNWKLLLLGRGVLKEELVQLATENHLQDRVIFVESVPHDEVANYINLMNTLVLPSETTYQFKTLTSVGWKEQFGHVIIEAMACRVPVVGSDSGEIPHVIGEAGMVFPEGKAEALADCLLQLIEKPDLAHKLAELGYQKAMTQYTNKALAKQQFEFYQELVISH
- the hpsP gene encoding hormogonium polysaccharide biosynthesis glycosyltransferase HpsP gives rise to the protein MKILQIVPSISLVYGGPSQMVLGLAPALAKEGAKVTVITTDSNGDTGQKPLDVPLNVPISQDGYEIIYFRCAPFRRYKFSLDLLKWLKNHAKEFDIAHIHALFSPVSSAAALVCRQENLPYILRPLGTLDPADLLKKKQLKKLYVEIIERRNLANAAAIHFTSEQEAKVSARFGVNTKDLVIPLGVIPPQLSSENGKTFISREWGIQDNIPWVLFMSRLDPKKGLNLLIPALEKLLELGKNFHFILSGASPQDPDYEQKIKDQIANSPLKSHTTITGFVTGELKTRLLQAADLFVLPSYYENFGIAVAEAMVAGKPVVISDQVHIWEQVRDSESGWVGTTDVESLVELLQTALQNPQECQRRGVNARNYALENFSWDAIARQMIQAYNQLTLKI